A section of the Gloeobacter violaceus PCC 7421 genome encodes:
- a CDS encoding polysaccharide biosynthesis/export family protein has protein sequence MVGSASAMTLSAYDRVSVTVVNGEEFSSAGEQGFVVGADGNIFVPQLGRIPAAGREELELQQELAQRLREYIRVPDVQVRLVSMSSVAVDVSGSVYRPGLVTLQPPASVATKMEVGAVRTVYNAIKEAGGVRPDANLAQIELERNGQRTRLPLGQDVPVISGDRIVVASLGPGQYEMANLPSQLAPEQITVYVSGQDLPSNAVGPVKVRPGTTLAGALTAAGGSGESFLRGGRQVTLIRTDPTNGQRTAQNFPVAQVMDGTNDLKLLQDDSIVVNAGSPANAEGFLSLIQPLLMPFVWLFR, from the coding sequence ATGGTCGGGTCCGCCTCAGCGATGACCCTGAGCGCCTACGACCGGGTCTCAGTAACCGTTGTCAACGGCGAAGAATTCAGTTCGGCGGGTGAGCAGGGCTTCGTGGTCGGTGCCGACGGCAACATTTTTGTGCCCCAGCTGGGCCGCATCCCAGCTGCCGGTCGCGAAGAGCTCGAGTTGCAGCAGGAACTCGCCCAGCGGTTGCGGGAGTACATCCGCGTGCCCGATGTGCAGGTGCGGCTGGTCTCGATGAGTTCGGTGGCTGTTGACGTAAGTGGTTCGGTCTACCGTCCTGGTCTGGTTACTTTACAACCACCCGCCTCAGTGGCCACCAAGATGGAAGTCGGCGCGGTGCGCACCGTTTACAACGCCATTAAAGAGGCGGGGGGAGTGCGCCCCGACGCAAACCTGGCCCAAATCGAACTGGAGCGCAACGGCCAGCGCACGCGTCTACCCCTGGGGCAGGATGTTCCGGTGATCAGCGGCGATCGCATTGTCGTCGCGAGTCTTGGCCCGGGGCAGTACGAGATGGCGAACCTGCCTTCGCAGTTGGCTCCTGAGCAGATTACCGTCTACGTCTCCGGTCAGGATCTGCCCAGCAACGCGGTCGGCCCGGTCAAAGTCCGGCCCGGCACCACCCTGGCGGGAGCGCTCACTGCGGCGGGCGGTTCGGGCGAGTCTTTCTTGCGCGGTGGCCGCCAGGTGACTTTGATTCGCACCGACCCGACCAATGGCCAGCGCACGGCCCAGAATTTCCCGGTCGCCCAGGTGATGGACGGCACTAACGATCTCAAGCTGCTCCAGGACGACAGCATCGTGGTCAACGCTGGCTCCCCGGCCAACGCCGAAGGATTTCTGAGCTTGATCCAGCCGTTGCTGATGCCGTTCGTGTGGCTGTTCCGATAA
- a CDS encoding GumC family protein encodes MSSVVAIGRRHWRPLLALNSVLLAATVGIALFYPRTWTSTAQLIIPNNSSSLSANLGPLGNLQQQGLTYSNQLNPTGIQSDILLSSNVLRPIWEKDPERAEKFSRLEQYAKLFKSKAGDQSTILVLEAKGSSSELAKQRSEAVLQSYQQRLNELRIDDSKRRDQFSKEELQRAQKELQRAQLALSNYKQSTGLLDADEQTRGLVATLNTLRSSQALTQAQSEAAAQRADSLEQAVGMDMGRATAALNLGEDKAYQALRAKLADVESQLVQARGLYTDKNLRVKSLELQREELLAKIKQQVGSIVPDAAKVNTSLGGNNYRDSRIDLILQLIQAQAESAALGRQSERIQNRIDSIDSQLKTLAPRQSRLRELTRRYEIAEGVYKGMVAQMQQAKVNAFDAYPNVQILDAPSVNSRPSPSGLLIAVGGLVAMLSGSIALALWLERRNPLLALRELEGTGLPVLARIPRLKESAAKVAEAEEFRQLASVVSLLPLESRRLMITSSGVGEGKTTVTLGLAKALRELGFRVLVVDADFRQAGLGRRLQIEGQSSEPVALAPSLNFLPACLPEAGLSVGEYIAKGQFTRYLAELERTGNYDYVLIDTAPEDLVAETKLIAAAIRNVLFVVRSGVSNRDSVNSSLYTLQRFGSSISLVINGSESAKDAYRYRYERPALQAADS; translated from the coding sequence ATGAGTAGTGTTGTTGCGATTGGGCGTCGCCATTGGCGTCCGCTGCTGGCGCTCAACAGTGTGTTGCTGGCTGCGACGGTGGGCATTGCTTTGTTTTATCCGCGCACCTGGACTTCGACTGCGCAGCTGATTATTCCAAACAACAGTAGCAGTTTGAGCGCTAATCTCGGGCCGCTGGGCAATTTGCAGCAGCAGGGGCTTACCTACTCCAACCAACTCAATCCAACTGGAATCCAATCAGATATTTTGCTGAGCAGCAACGTGCTTCGCCCCATTTGGGAAAAAGATCCCGAGCGAGCGGAAAAGTTCTCCCGCCTGGAGCAGTACGCCAAGCTTTTCAAAAGCAAGGCGGGCGATCAGTCTACCATTTTGGTGCTTGAAGCCAAAGGTTCTAGTTCTGAGCTTGCAAAGCAGCGCTCAGAAGCGGTGCTGCAGTCCTATCAGCAGCGTCTCAATGAGTTACGCATCGACGACTCGAAGCGGCGCGATCAATTCTCCAAAGAGGAATTGCAGCGCGCCCAAAAAGAGTTGCAGCGCGCCCAGCTTGCGCTTTCTAATTACAAGCAGTCAACAGGGCTGCTCGACGCAGACGAGCAAACGCGCGGGCTTGTAGCGACGCTCAACACGCTGCGCTCCAGCCAGGCGCTGACGCAGGCTCAATCTGAGGCGGCTGCCCAACGCGCCGACAGCCTCGAGCAGGCTGTCGGCATGGACATGGGCCGTGCCACCGCCGCCTTGAATTTGGGAGAGGACAAGGCCTATCAGGCTCTGCGCGCCAAGCTTGCCGATGTCGAATCGCAGCTGGTTCAGGCGCGCGGTTTATACACCGACAAAAACCTGCGTGTCAAGTCGTTGGAGCTGCAGCGCGAAGAACTGCTCGCAAAAATCAAACAGCAAGTGGGCAGCATCGTGCCCGACGCCGCAAAAGTGAACACCTCTTTGGGGGGCAACAACTACCGCGACTCGCGCATCGATCTGATTTTGCAGCTTATCCAGGCCCAGGCTGAGAGTGCTGCCCTGGGCAGACAGTCAGAGCGCATTCAAAACCGCATCGACAGCATCGATTCACAGCTGAAGACCCTCGCTCCCCGCCAAAGCCGGTTGCGCGAGTTGACCCGCCGCTATGAGATCGCCGAAGGCGTCTACAAGGGTATGGTGGCACAGATGCAGCAGGCCAAAGTGAATGCTTTTGACGCTTACCCGAACGTGCAGATTCTCGATGCGCCCTCGGTCAACTCCAGGCCGAGCCCGTCGGGGCTGCTGATTGCGGTCGGCGGGCTGGTGGCGATGCTGTCCGGCAGCATCGCCTTGGCGCTGTGGCTGGAGCGGCGCAATCCGCTACTCGCCCTGCGCGAACTCGAGGGCACCGGACTGCCGGTTCTGGCGCGCATTCCCCGCCTGAAGGAGTCGGCTGCCAAAGTGGCGGAGGCTGAGGAGTTCCGGCAGCTGGCCTCGGTGGTGAGTCTGTTGCCGCTCGAGAGCCGTCGGTTGATGATTACCAGTTCCGGCGTCGGCGAAGGAAAGACCACCGTCACCCTAGGACTTGCCAAGGCACTGCGCGAACTGGGCTTCCGGGTGCTGGTGGTGGACGCTGATTTCCGCCAGGCGGGCTTGGGGCGGCGACTGCAAATCGAAGGGCAGAGCAGCGAACCGGTCGCCCTCGCGCCGTCGTTGAACTTCCTGCCCGCCTGCCTGCCCGAGGCTGGCCTTTCTGTAGGTGAGTACATCGCCAAAGGCCAGTTCACCCGCTACTTGGCGGAACTCGAGCGCACGGGCAATTACGATTACGTGCTCATCGACACAGCGCCGGAGGATCTGGTGGCCGAGACCAAACTCATCGCCGCCGCCATCCGCAACGTGCTCTTTGTGGTGCGCTCGGGCGTGAGCAACCGCGACTCGGTCAACAGCAGCCTGTACACACTGCAGCGCTTCGGCAGCAGCATCAGCCTCGTCATCAACGGCAGCGAGTCCGCCAAGGACGCCTACCGCTATCGCTACGAGCGGCCGGCTTTGCAAGCGGCCGATTCATAA
- a CDS encoding O-antigen ligase family protein yields MSHAERSVFGIIVLLPLWWGIGFGYISLLLLAGLAASELWQFGRIRLKAPRPEVWALFAFGAYVTVNMNLHVEKITGNSLLSPTLLWIGGALVLWYIQSNDVRVRVQVAIWAIAVLMAEVLAVWLVAHFVIGESSLPIMRSLTGLLLSKQERYVEGLGDTNYLRLFDAEDGTSFLGTPRYAAFFGHPEFFAQATAFVFLLGLSGRSPWPLLLGSAAVVALILDGARSSVAVLIAVLALRMLLTLGKHGGIWALFALIAALSFGALALPPVTEALVTTYERTVDSTNNLRKASTEARSLLYGRTFESLGDAPIFGHGIPGRTVVPGYEPAKVGSHSFLLGALLYCNGLAGTLLFGIFAVTFMRWLWRTRADRPDCVWWTLLLFMILASVVAFDFTRMAILLLCTMLSLDRGRTETDEAMWAVKQFPRTQQKLAASR; encoded by the coding sequence ATGAGCCATGCTGAACGCTCGGTCTTCGGCATTATTGTGCTGTTGCCCCTCTGGTGGGGCATTGGCTTTGGTTATATTAGTTTGCTGTTGCTGGCCGGTCTGGCTGCTTCAGAACTGTGGCAGTTCGGGCGGATCCGTCTTAAAGCGCCGCGGCCCGAGGTGTGGGCGCTCTTTGCCTTTGGTGCCTACGTCACGGTCAATATGAATTTGCACGTTGAGAAGATCACGGGCAACTCGCTGCTTTCTCCGACGTTGCTGTGGATTGGTGGAGCGCTGGTGCTCTGGTACATCCAGAGCAACGATGTGCGCGTGCGCGTGCAAGTGGCTATCTGGGCCATCGCAGTGTTGATGGCTGAGGTGCTGGCGGTATGGCTGGTGGCGCACTTTGTAATTGGAGAAAGCAGCTTACCGATCATGCGCTCACTGACCGGTCTGCTGCTTTCTAAGCAGGAGCGTTATGTCGAAGGGCTGGGCGACACGAATTACCTGCGGTTATTTGACGCCGAGGACGGTACAAGTTTTCTGGGTACGCCGCGCTACGCGGCCTTTTTTGGCCATCCTGAGTTTTTTGCCCAGGCTACGGCTTTTGTCTTCTTGCTTGGGCTGAGCGGGCGATCGCCTTGGCCGTTGCTGCTGGGCTCGGCCGCGGTGGTGGCACTTATCCTCGACGGTGCCCGCTCCTCGGTGGCGGTGCTGATAGCGGTTTTGGCTCTGCGCATGTTGTTGACGCTAGGTAAACATGGGGGTATCTGGGCGCTTTTCGCTTTGATTGCCGCGCTGAGTTTCGGGGCCCTTGCACTGCCTCCGGTGACCGAAGCACTGGTAACCACCTACGAGCGGACGGTCGACTCGACCAATAACCTGCGCAAGGCTTCTACCGAAGCCCGTTCGCTACTTTATGGGCGAACTTTCGAGAGCTTGGGGGACGCGCCGATTTTTGGCCACGGTATTCCAGGCCGTACCGTTGTACCTGGCTACGAGCCTGCAAAGGTTGGAAGCCACAGTTTTTTACTAGGTGCACTGCTCTACTGCAATGGTCTGGCAGGAACACTGCTTTTTGGAATCTTTGCGGTGACTTTCATGCGCTGGCTCTGGCGTACCCGCGCCGACCGTCCGGACTGCGTGTGGTGGACACTACTGCTTTTTATGATCCTGGCGTCCGTGGTGGCCTTTGACTTCACTCGCATGGCCATCCTGCTGCTGTGCACGATGCTTTCGTTGGACCGCGGGCGCACAGAAACAGACGAGGCAATGTGGGCCGTCAAGCAATTCCCTCGGACTCAACAGAAACTGGCTGCAAGTAGGTAG